The stretch of DNA atataagATTATTTTTCCAAATCAATAACTATGACGCTCTTCTGTTCCTTccttatttataaaattgagCAATATATTCGCTACATGTCATCTCATAATCTTCGTtgtttttctgttttttaaataaattttcgtacACCATATATATATTCGAGATCAAACATGTAATTGGTATAGCAATCTTTTACGAATGTATTATGTGtgttatattttcatattttacaatCTCATTAGCATTGTAACGAAGCAGCTATGAGACAAATGTTTCATATAACGCGTACAATATAATACATAGTAATTGTGTATGGCAAGTGTTCTGATACTTTTATGAACCGCGTTAAAagattctttccttttttgaTTCAACAGTCGTATACATAATGCATTACGTCTGGAGCGGCGGATATCGGTTCAACGTTATCGTCGCGAGGTCAACAGTATAAAACAAAGGATTACTCGACGTTTGTCGCGGCAGTTCTCGAATTACGCAGTTCGATACTCCGATCGAATCCTTGGAGTTGTTTATAGAAGTACACTTGTCGACTGACTCACGAACACAGTATTTGCACTCTCTTGTTTCTCCCAGTGAAATGTCAGTGATGAACGCTCGTTCAACTGTTCACTGTTCGCACGCGCAACTGACGTTTCGTGCAAGCACGTGATTATCAGGCTGTCGAATTCAACGTTCAAATGCTAAGCGAGCGTTAATTCGTTCCGTTTAACACCATTTCGAATATTAATATCGTTCCACTAATCGATTCTTGTAATTTTACTGCGTGTGCATTTTATCGACTTACACGTCGATTTTGAACGTCGAATCGAGATGTTATGCTTCCTATGATCACTGAAACAACGTACGTAATTTTAAAACTCCCTACAAGCTGCAATTGGTTATCACTTTGAATTAATTCCACACTTTTGTCTATTTCACGTATACAAAACAACGTTAGTTTTTAGGCGGAAAGAATGTAATCAACAACATAAATTCACAACAATTCACTATCGAAGTTACGCAACTATAGACGATTGTAAGATGTATCGGATTTAATGAGGTTAAGGCATACTGCACAAGTTTGAGGACAACAAGAAGAataggaaaaggaagaagagcgaaagaaaggaaagaagaagagggaaGAGGACGCCTATCGTTCTCACCGAAAGCTAACCTCCCACCGACTGGAAATCATGAACGTACGCATGCACGCATTTATAGAGACCTTGTGCTCCTGCTCCGGCTCGGGTTCGTATCCAAACTCATGTTCCGGTCGAGAGCCGCTCGTTTATCTTCAACAGCTTTTCGTTCCCTCTCTCTGCCACCCGGATAATTAGCCCCAAGACGTATGCTCGTTTTTAAGCACGAATTTCCGTTTAAAAATGATCGATATCATCTTAAGTTTGTATAGCTTCTGTTTGCGTGAGACTTTTTATTCGTCGTTATCGTTAATAAACCGAGCCTATCAATTACTATCTTTTAAAAACGCTGTATTATATTGCTGTCATAACGGTTAAAATTTTGATGTTATTATATGAGAAATTCTTATGGTTACATTACATGGTTATGATTCGTTAGTATCGTTGTTCTTTTAGAATTTgattttcttgtaattttaacaTCTTTATCTTGAAATTGGTATTTAGGAGTGTTTTTAGTTGTTAAAAGTTTAGCGTTAGGTGATTTAGTATCAATTACCATAATAATATATACCAAATACcataatatattgtattattttgttattactattattattattgttgttgttgttattattattattatatgaaatgTAGTAATTTTGCATATCATACGCATTTTGTGCATTCTTGTATCTTCAACTCAACGAGTACTAATCAAGTCTTAgataaacataaaaaatataacaagttaatcaaattatttattttgtattttatatttcatattttatacagGGGAGATTATTAACTGTAGCTCTTATTTTATCGTTCGGatgtaaaatatgaaataaaattaaataactcAACGTTTTACTTTAATCTGTGACTCACATAATGATATCATATAAGGACGAACACGTAAAAATATGATACGAAGTGGCAAGAAATGCAACTAAAAGAGAAAGACTAATCCGCGAAAGCGTGAAGTCATGCGGAAATTTCAGAATGCGTTATATGCAGAGATAACGTAGTCTACTTCGTTTTGAACGCGTGTCTGTCGACAATCTGTAACAAATGAAAATAGATCTTACTTTTACTACGAGATTGTGATCTCTCCTTCCATTGCTTTTAGAATGAAAACAGATGGTTGAGCATGGGGGACCTGGTTTGACTCCTTCCTGCGTGCCTTTCTCTACCTTCTATCTCCTTATGATGTATGCGACTGGGTTACCaagaaaaaaattagaagCAACGCGAATGAAAACTCGTTGCCACAATATGCAGCCGATTCTTTTTTCATTCGCAACTTGTTTCCTcgtgttattattatttattagacGAAATGATAGGTTTTGTTTAATACTGTAAATTAAGATTAGATTAGGTTTCTACATTATGCATAGATGCAATGCTCATGCGTGTATGTTTTATGAACAAGTTGTTGCTGGGTGATATTTATAGAAAGAATGTTCCGATTTATGGAATGAATGTAAAGTAATTTGAAACTGAATAAGTGTATTTCTGGTTTCTTATAAGTTAAAATTGGTTGTCTTTGGTATGTTTCATAAATCTGAAATTGAAATTCGCCCTTAAAAGTATGACAAATTTTACTCTTCATGTAAACAGATAGAATCTATACCATTTCATGATTGATTACATCATAAAAATTATGGACTATGTACATAAGCTTAGCAAATCTCCTATCGTAGATATGTTTAATTTTTGCGCTCAATTTCATATATGATTCGTGTCATGTAAATAGTACAGAACTCGTATTACGCAAGCATTatataactttttatttttttctaactTCATATAAAGTTATTAATGAGTTTTGCTTTTTATTTAACTTGTTGATTATACATAGTAAATGTTTATCAATAACtgttaatatattatactctttttttacattttatacacTTCAAACAAGGTTATATAAGATTTACATAGGATTGTCATCTTCTCTACAATCTCAATGCAAAtgagttataaaataaatctagTGACGACATATAATTCACAAGTTTTGCTGCAAATAATGAATACGATTTCGAAATTTGCAAGTCAATTTCATTGACTATATCTCGTTTGTATTCGTAAAAATGTGGGAAATGTCGGTAAGATATCGATAAAAGATATATGTTACAGTCTAGTTTTCTACTATATCATATATAAGTAAGAAGATTCATATTTTAATAgtgttttatctattttccGTGATGTGGCTATTCGTTTCAGTTCAAATTCTCAGAATTTTGTTACTAAAAAGTTTCAAAATAGTAGAATTttctatgtattttatttcatgCATGTATTTATTATGCTACTTCTCTTTTGTTTGAAAAAATTTCTTGTTCTCTTGTACTCTGTATTTCAATCCTTTCAACAGTTACGTATAATTCCAGTATAAAGTTTCGTTCttcttatttataaaaattaaattttaattacagtAGAAAAGTTACTAAAAATGTAAGAAACATagaaaattccaaatatgtcatttgtataattttaatttaatagtaaacattataatattgtGTTTTATTATAGTAACCTATTACCATTATAGAGGAGAACAAGCGTAAAGTAATTTTATAGAAGTTACGATATGCAacaatacaataatttttacattagtttcgttacaatattataactttatatataatacttgtttttatagtttattgttcttataggtagcgttaaattatatttcccGATTTCATTTGGAAAACCGTACTCAACAGtgcattatataacataatacgtaaCAGTTGGCTTGAATTACAAGTATATCGTGAAGATATTGTCCGCTAAATGCAAGTTGTCTAATATGGAGTAAATATCGTTAGAATTAATATCAGAGTTTAAGAATTATTAAGAactattcaatttttaagaTAATGGCATCGatttgtctctctctctctctcatctAATTTTTTGAACAAATTAAATCTTACGTATTTAAAGGATATGtgtctatattattattgagTGACAAATTTAGCAATTAgcaatatttagaaaatttttggAAGGCACCGAGCATGAATCATAATTTACATATAGGTTTCTTAAGTTCTTTCGAAAATGTTGTGTATTGTTCGAAATAAATCGAACAATATTTCGAACAAAAATACGCAGAAAAAATTTTCTACGAAAAGAAAAACgtatttcgtttatttattttttcccaTCTTAGCTTGAAcaacgaaatattttgaacaCGTAATTCTCTAGCAATAAGTCAAGCATACTTTCAAATACTCGAGCAAAATTTTTCAAGGCCCTTGAAAccttttcatttattttatcatacCAGTTCTATTTTCGAAACAAAAACTTCAATAAAGTCGACAAATTTCttaatcaaaaaaaaaaaatatactctACATATACGAGTACGTCAATAAATTGAACCCATCATCAAGCcatcattaaaaaatgaagaagagcgatttaatttctttaaaaatttttccaaaacCTCTTATCTTTTTTTCCGCCAAAAAAAGCTAATACATCAAGTGTCAGATCTAAATTTCGATCAATTCATGATCCTCGATTCTCAACATCTGGATGGCTCCCAAAGGCTGCATACCAGACGGCGCATCGTCGCGCTACTTTATCGCAAAATTCGTAACCAGATGCTCGAAGGCGATCTCGAGTAACCTTCGTCTGATCGTGGGCGTCGCATCGACTCGCCACGAAACATTATTTTCGAACTGTACGGTGGGAAACCTCGGTGAAACCTAACTTTTCAAGCTGAGGGGACCATTGCGCAATCGAACACACACAAACCACACTAATCAACTTTACAACGAAAAAAAAtagttacaatattttaccaaCATTTCTGTGCAACATTCATCCTGGAACTTTTactatttatatcattattaataatactatttattgaaaaaaataatacaattgtgGTATGCATGTGCACCATTGCACTTATAAGAAAAGTTCTACGAAAGTATCCTTTCAGCTATTCATCTTCTTCCTTTGAGAATTTTGTCTAACTGCACTGATAACTAAGTTACGACCTGGAACAGTTAACTGTAGATTATTCTGAAGAGTGGAAAATGCGAGGGAACGCACGGAGGCGACCATTATTCGCGCACGTGCAGAAGAGTTTCGCTGGCCGGCGCGTAGTGGCTCAGCAGACTCCGAAATGTTGATGCTAAATAAAACTCCTAGCTGGTTGGGACGATGCCATGCGTTCTAATTTTCACGAAGGCAGATCGCTAGCCCGGGACGTGGTCCGCCGCGTCGTTTCGAGCCGGATGATTCGATAGTCTTTCGAAGCTCTCTCCGGGTTACCTGTTCTTCGTGGCAAGGAGAGGGAAGTTTACACATAGATAAACGGGAAAACGTGTCTTTCGAGACCAAACAAGGAAAAATCGGTGTTAATTATAGAGAATCGTTTCGATAAACGAAGGAACTCGTACGCTTATGACGAGACACGGAAAGGTCGGTGACTATTAGAGTCATTTACGGCGAAAAACAAAAAGATCTCTTTGAAAGTCCTTCAACATGAGCAATTGAAAAATTGGTGATAATTCGGGGAAATTCTTTCGATCAACAGAAAAATTGGTCGTCTGATACGAGATACAAGAAAGCCCGTTTGCGAGTACTTTTATACGAAAGGCTGGCAAATTGATGACGATTAGAAACGATCGTTGTTGCGTCTATCCAAAAAAGTTGAATCGTTGCGGAACTCtagtaatttatttacttgCCTACTAATCCTTCTCCTCGAAACGAGAAAGTTGAGCAACCTGTGACGATTAGAAGAATTGTGTCAAAATTGGTGTGCGATTTACTCATCTAATTAAGATTTTAAAAATCTTCAAATTGAAAGGTTGATAAACTTGCGAAGATTAAGGAGAACTGTTACGAAATAGGTGTTTGTATCTGTAATTATAAGTGAAGAAAAGAAGCAAATTTTGAAGCTTCCAGTGGTGAATCGTGGGTTTTTCCATGCGAAGGTTGCGGTGACATGGCTGCCGCCCTTTTGGGCAAGTGCGTTGGATTACTGGCTCTGGTGTTGCTTCTCTATAGTTGTTGCTATGGCTTCCGTATTCGAGATCATCCATCGTCGACGGAGCAACCACATCGCGCCACCTGCACTTCCATCTTTGGCAGATGCCAGGAGAAGACGATCACGGCCACGTCGAACAAAAAGTGGCACGACACTTCGCGGCTTGCCAGTGCTCCTAGGAAACCACCTGTCGAGCTGACGTCGACGGATGACGATAGAGtaacagaagaagaaaagtatataaaaCATGAAGGAGGTGAACGTGTCTCTGATTGGATAGAGAAGAGTCTTGAAGAGGATGAGGATGAGGATGACGAAGTGATCGTGGAGATAGAAGAAGATACTGACGAAGTAATTGTGAGTTACGATGAGGATCAGGatgaagaagaggaagaggaggaaataagtgaaaatgatgatgatggtgatagtgatgaagaagaagaagatagaAAAGTAATTATGAAGAAACTTGTAAAGGATACTGAGGAAGATGAAGAGAAGAGCGAGAAAGTGGATTCGAAGAAGAAAGTAAGTTTGGAGAAAGGTTTGAAACAAGAAAAGGATGAAAAAGACGAAGATgaggacgaagaagaaaaacatgGAAAGAAATATAGGAGAGATGTTCATGGAAAACTGACTGCAAAGAAACTTGTAGAAGATACAGAGGAAGATAAGAAGACAAATGAAAAAATGGATTTGAAGAGAAAAATAAGTTTAGAAAAGGGATTGAAAGAGACAATGAAATCTAAGAAGCAAGAGAAGATTGAAGATGACGAAgacgaggacgaggacgaggacgaggacgaggacgaggacgaggacgaggacgaggacgaggacgaggacgaagacgaagacgaagacgaagatgaagacgaagacgaagatgaggacgaagatgaagaagaaaaaattgttcTACCTCCACCACGAAAACTAGAAAAGGTTAGACACGCGGACAAAGATAAGATTAGGTCAGCAGAAATAGCAATTGTTACAGAAAAACCAAAGGAAATACCAAAAGTAGAGAAGAAACCAGAGGAAAGCGTGAAGAAGATtcaaaaattatatgaaaagAAGTCGACGGAAGAACCATCGAAGCTAGTTGAAGCCACGAAGAAAGTGGAACCCGTGAAAATAACGAAAGCTGAAATCGAATCTCCTGAATCGAAAATTGTCGTGAAGCCGGAAAAAAAAGCGCAGATTTCAGTAAAGACAGAGGAAACGGCGAAGGTTCCGGCGAAGACAGATGAAAAAGCGAAAGTTCCGGTGAAGACAGAGGAGAAAACGAAGATTCCGGTGAAGACAGAAGAAAGGACGAAGGTAAAACCGGAAGTGTCGAAAACACGGGAACCGGCAAAAGTGAAAACAACGAGTGCTCAAGCTCCGGCTAAAGTTACAGAAGTTAAGCGATCCGATAGTGAGTATCGTGAAAGATTGAATGTCGTGATTTGTTGATTTGTTCTTTGGAATTTGCGGAAGAcacaatatttgtaaatacaaGATCAAATGTAGTTATTGGAATTACGTCGATATAAATCGTTTCATCCAGTATAATGTAAATCGTGTTTTATCCAGTTGTCCACGGAGAAAATCATCGCAGAAAGAAATCTTTGTCGAATTTTTGGAGTAAAATGAGTATGATATTGTGTTGCAGAAGATGAGTCGAAAGTAAAAACGAAAACGCACGTGGAAGCTTCTTTCACTTTGGCTCGATTGAACGAAGCGATACTACGCGTACCGACATTCGTGCCAAATTTCACGGCCGTTGAGAACTTCGAATGTCAGCAGCATGGCAAGATCTTCTTACGACAATTACGGGGTTATAAATTATGGGCGTTGCAAAGTAAGTCACCTCTTTTTTCCATATGTTcgtgttgagaattgtggatctttggccgaaataatgttataggaacactaaatttacacttgggattaatattagaatagttatatatttattttatggatgatttcttatatattcatcgatacacacttgcacgcgtctccgcactttcttctatacccgactgttaacTGACTGAAtagtttacattcatctgttttcgagacgctgcgcaCACACATACCCCCACACACTGATAcccacatacaagtatctctaaTACGCATTTAACccagtccagcacagaaaattattcatatcTCAACAGTTCGttctaacaaattttatctATTCTGTCACGTTGAGTATTGATGACATTACGTTGGCGTCACGCACGAATAATTCTCAAATGGCATCGGAATGGTCGACGAGtttgaaaagaaatatttcagttAGAATAAAAAGCCACGTGATTTCGGCCCAATAGTCAACGTattatattttcgaaaatGAAGTAATTTATTTCGGAAATATTCTTCCTCTGATTTTTCGTTTGGAAATTTTCCGAATCatattgtcaatattttaTCCAATCGTGTTTCATTGTCTCTATGGGATCAGTGTTAGATTCGAGCGCAAAAATTCCATCGGGTCTATTGCGAGGGAACGTGAACCAACTTGGAGATTTTGACGAGTGTTTGGGTGTGATGGCGCACGtgaaattgaatgaaaaaacGATAAGGGTGCAGGGCAAATATTGTTTGGCCAATATAGATTTGTATCCGTCTCATCCGGACATGAAGCTTCCGGTTAATATGATGCAGGCACGTTCTTTCATAAGAGGAAGTATGTACGACGTAAGTGAatgattgtattttttttgtttgcaTTTTATCAACGATATTGATCTTCTCGCTGCAATCAAAAGCACATTGTTTTCAATACCAGTGAATACTTTTTCGAATTACTTTTTCACACCGTGAAGATTAATGAATGATCAAACTTCCGAGAAACTCTATTATGATGAACGTTCACTTTTTCAGCCTGGTCACTTCATTCCAAAATTCACGACAGTGAACTGGGCAGTGTGTCTTCCAGCGGCGTGTTCCGCTGAAGACGCACGAATCGTTGTCGAGGAAGCATTGAACGACTATAACTCTACCGTAGGAATTACATTCATGGTAGATGTCAATCCTAACATGTGCTACGTCAAACAAAAATCACGAAGCTATTCGAAAGAGACGATCGGTGTTCTGTATgtatttacatttacaattaaatggcggattttatgcatttatgtgAAATTTAAGAGGTATACAAATGTAtagaatacatataatattaaaaaatcaccAAAGTATACTCGTTATACTTACTGTGGGTGAAATAAATCTCCGCTTATCTTCCATTTCTCCAATTGAGTTcacaaaaatgtaaatttgcataaaaatccgcagtatatttataattatcgaaTTAAATCAATTTAAGGAATTCACAATCGAGCTCCATTCTTATGAGAGACTactaaaacaattttattaaaacgttagaactatcagattatttcataattatgTTTCCTATGGaagttcttataaaattattaaaactacAGAAATCCGTTTTTGCATTATGTTCTCAAAGTTGGcaagaatgaaaataattttctttttattgccAATTGTGGGTTCCTTCACAAAATTcagatattacaaaattctcCAATTCTCATATTATctgattaaaaattataacaatgataaaatgaaatatttaatttctttttttttctttccaatCTTTACAGATATTTCTACGCAATGATCGTCTGTCTCGTCGCTGTAGCAACCACGAGAGATTATTTAGTGGTGTCGGAAGGAAAAGGTAGATTCTCATaacattctatattttctgcAAGTTAATGCGCTCAAAAAATCttctaaatttatttaagTAGTTtcgtatcaaatattttattctacgtacgatatcaaaaatttttattacacgATCGTTGTCCTTTACAGGAAACTATTCGGAGAGAATAATAATGTCCTTTTCCTTACGGAGAACCCTGAGATCTTTATTCAGTAAAGGATCCAGCTATGTCGATATTACATGCATTCATGGAATAAGGACACTCGTCACGATTATGCTTTACATTGGTCATCAAATCATACCGATTTCGATGTTGCCATTTTCCAATCGAATCGAACTCACAGAGGTAAGGATAAAGATTTACATATTCGCTCAAACATATTAAGACAAATAATTCTTTATTATAATACCGcgaatttctatgaaaattcATGTTTTTGTGAACTCAACTAGAGAAATAGAATTAACATTTCTTTTCATTGGTTTTCTGTGTCGTTGAAGTTTGCGTTTAATGTCTGGTGTTAAAATAGGTAGCGAACTCTCCTATCAGCTCGATAATGAGGGTGTCAATGGTTTACACAGACGCGTTTTTATTGCTTAGCGGTGTCCTAGCTGCTTTCAACATGGCGCACGAATTTATAACACGGGGCGAGATTCGATGGTTTTGCCGTTTTATTGCCAGATATATCAGGTAAGTTATGGTTGACTCATTTGATTATTAAAGCAATGtcagatattttatttcatgttctcactaataaattaatttattaatttattaacagtgaaaattttctttatatcagcgtataaatattcttctatataatttcgctattttagaaaattttgaaaagttaTATTTGACTTCAAAGTTATATTCTTATTTAACCAAAATCgttacaaatatttcactGTATAAGAAAaggataataaaattaaatatctcaatttgaattttaacGCCGAGTTcttgaattttcattttgtaaattacttttattaaaGTATATTGATTCTTTCGATGCTACTTTTTAGACTCACCCCAGCGTTACTCGCAGTGGTATTTTGGTACGCATTCATAATGGAGCACATTGGATCGGGACCACAATGGAATAGCGTCATAGTACCAAATGCAGAGCTTTGCAAAAGCAACGCGTGGACGAATTTGttatacatacaaaatttcttCCCCTTCGAAGAGATGGTATATAAGTTGTTCTGAAACTGTGCGAGGACTTGGCAACATAATCACAATTATAATCCTATTTATCGATTATCATAAGCACAAACATTACAAATTATTCTAGAAGATTAACTTCGTTTTCATCTACAATTAGATCTTGCGTTCTTTCAATGTTATTGGTGCACCAATCGTCGTTAATTTgaattctattataaaattagTCTTTGCGTTTCATCAACTTGATTAACTTCAGTCAACTTCATTcgatttaacaaatttttcttgatCGATAGTGTGCAACTCATACCCACCAGTTGGCTTTAGACATGCAATTGTCACTATTAGCCCCAATGTTGGTATTCTTCTTAGAATGCAGGCCTATCATTGGGATtcttgtaatatttttcttcgtcttATTGTCAGCTACACTCCGTTACGTAGCAACGATGAGCAATTATCTTTCCGTTGTTGTTTTCCATGGAATGTCGTAAGTATATCTTGCCAATTTTCAATATAAGCTTCTTCATTTTATATGCAATCATTTTAAGAGCAAGTTCTTGGTTTTAGATTGAAGCATCTTTACAGGACTGCCAATTTAGTTTACGCACTACCATTACATAGAGCAACGCCGTATATATTTGGTGTAGGACTTGGTGTGTTATTACGGCACACAGGAAAAGATGTCAGAATCCACAAGGTATAGTAGACTGCAGATAAGATTTATTTTGCAATTCAAAATACCGCGACCCACCAAATAAACGAGATGTATCGTACTAATTTCAGGTGTTAGTGATCTTGGGATGGTTGATCGCGATGGCCTTGGGATCCTGGTCGTTATTTTCACCATGGCAC from Bombus huntii isolate Logan2020A chromosome 3, iyBomHunt1.1, whole genome shotgun sequence encodes:
- the LOC126863391 gene encoding uncharacterized protein LOC126863391; this encodes MAAALLGKCVGLLALVLLLYSCCYGFRIRDHPSSTEQPHRATCTSIFGRCQEKTITATSNKKWHDTSRLASAPRKPPVELTSTDDDRVTEEEKYIKHEGGERVSDWIEKSLEEDEDEDDEVIVEIEEDTDEVIVSYDEDQDEEEEEEEISENDDDGDSDEEEEDRKVIMKKLVKDTEEDEEKSEKVDSKKKVSLEKGLKQEKDEKDEDEDEEEKHGKKYRRDVHGKLTAKKLVEDTEEDKKTNEKMDLKRKISLEKGLKETMKSKKQEKIEDDEDEDEDEDEDEDEDEDEDEDEDEDEDEDEDEDEDEDEDEDEDEEEKIVLPPPRKLEKVRHADKDKIRSAEIAIVTEKPKEIPKVEKKPEESVKKIQKLYEKKSTEEPSKLVEATKKVEPVKITKAEIESPESKIVVKPEKKAQISVKTEETAKVPAKTDEKAKVPVKTEEKTKIPVKTEERTKVKPEVSKTREPAKVKTTSAQAPAKVTEVKRSDKDESKVKTKTHVEASFTLARLNEAILRVPTFVPNFTAVENFECQQHGKIFLRQLRGYKLWALQMLDSSAKIPSGLLRGNVNQLGDFDECLGVMAHVKLNEKTIRVQGKYCLANIDLYPSHPDMKLPVNMMQARSFIRGSMYDPGHFIPKFTTVNWAVCLPAACSAEDARIVVEEALNDYNSTVGITFMVDVNPNMCYVKQKSRSYSKETIGVLYFYAMIVCLVAVATTRDYLVVSEGKGNYSERIIMSFSLRRTLRSLFSKGSSYVDITCIHGIRTLVTIMLYIGHQIIPISMLPFSNRIELTEVANSPISSIMRVSMVYTDAFLLLSGVLAAFNMAHEFITRGEIRWFCRFIARYIRLTPALLAVVFWYAFIMEHIGSGPQWNSVIVPNAELCKSNAWTNLLYIQNFFPFEEMCATHTHQLALDMQLSLLAPMLVFFLECRPIIGILVIFFFVLLSATLRYVATMSNYLSVVVFHGMSLKHLYRTANLVYALPLHRATPYIFGVGLGVLLRHTGKDVRIHKVLVILGWLIAMALGSWSLFSPWHLARRDYVYDAEEATNYVVISPVFWTLALCWLIFACYTNHGGILNRFLSNYWLLLFSRISYAVYLTQFAVFFYNVGTTRHSSEFHLHRGLDLLEAATVIIISIILTLFFDIPMQEIKNVLMESTDSLNAEVSISEKSAIVESSISEISKTSKAPKSELHEKKMFEEDEVALTGWDWQRDIVDGGTKYSNESIEDEERVDMPILKKSSGRRRSFISREPSEAEHPSYWLKNDNKRFSNNTEDYRDHRRRSKSSQRDYKENEALRAQQEREESIKRSRRSLSRSLDTKQLSTRDSEDEEEYPRTKYEEEDENNPRYRRSQSRGRSVIRESDDYRSWDLPKDSKRPSRKSEEREPIQRQPRVSKTFSSESEEEHFPQQRRIEKRHVEPRISDEEDWESELRIRRKQFMEKLATRDPASEEENLVSLRRSSAEGKLALLKDPTGDDNMDSWTVSVGSRVAQLGSSQERSEPEDDYIRRRREYREQAPPPREDTQSEEEAIWDSTRKSYTSSSQVTSIEEDDDIDTYNFVLTKDSKRKSVQDLSRLPQEDFDFVEFELTVGKKEGEGLLRSSSGLYKRESIIKSQASEEDPEYLLPERPKLVQQEREHPFKKAWQMQKSRSEEDSAAYVIKESKEQSKTEMKSKDDEIKETKEIRKEFSGEQYEDTGMFADDESESVMLAHSSSDIDDNTRMSSRSEETESVSTEKSKSSKKNSVKSSDVEEDSLRSNWPSEEEQVYRSGPRSKSEEAEWNWEREET